The following coding sequences lie in one Acidobacteriota bacterium genomic window:
- the truB gene encoding tRNA pseudouridine(55) synthase TruB translates to MARDGLLVIDKPAGPTSHDVVRRVRRVLGTRRAGHGGTLDPDATGVLLVASGQATRFFPFLSRERKVYEGRIRLGFATDTYDASGRPASPEASALPGRDEVAAAMAGFVGEILQTPPRFSAKKLNGQPVYKLARAGREFTLAPVPVTVVRFDMTGYRPPDLDFETECSAGTYVRSLAHDLGERLGCGAHLAALRRTRVGPYGLGQAVALDAFEDAGARGEAERLLIPLERLLPDVPAVAVRPEAEAFVRNGRPLGPSDLAAPLPDLAAVTAAGLARLIARDGRLLALARPVPGGAFLHPFLVLS, encoded by the coding sequence GTGGCGCGCGACGGGCTTCTCGTCATCGACAAGCCTGCCGGCCCGACCTCCCATGACGTCGTCCGGCGCGTGCGCCGGGTCCTGGGCACGCGGCGCGCCGGCCACGGCGGCACGCTCGATCCGGACGCGACCGGGGTCCTGCTCGTCGCCTCCGGCCAGGCGACCAGGTTCTTCCCCTTCCTTTCCAGGGAGCGCAAGGTCTACGAGGGCCGCATCCGCCTGGGCTTCGCCACGGACACCTATGACGCTTCCGGCCGCCCGGCCTCGCCGGAGGCGTCCGCCCTGCCCGGCCGGGACGAGGTCGCCGCGGCCATGGCCGGGTTCGTCGGCGAGATCCTCCAGACCCCGCCGCGCTTCTCGGCGAAGAAGCTCAACGGGCAGCCGGTCTACAAGCTGGCCCGGGCCGGCCGGGAATTCACCCTGGCGCCGGTCCCGGTCACGGTCGTCCGCTTCGATATGACGGGCTACCGGCCGCCCGACCTCGATTTCGAGACCGAATGCTCGGCCGGGACCTATGTCCGTTCCCTGGCCCATGACCTGGGCGAGCGCCTCGGCTGCGGCGCCCACCTGGCGGCGCTGCGCCGGACCCGCGTCGGCCCTTACGGCCTGGGCCAGGCCGTCGCCCTGGACGCTTTTGAGGACGCCGGCGCGCGGGGCGAGGCGGAGCGGCTGCTCATCCCCCTCGAACGGCTCCTGCCGGACGTTCCGGCCGTCGCCGTCCGTCCGGAGGCGGAGGCCTTCGTCCGGAACGGCCGGCCGCTCGGGCCCTCCGACCTGGCCGCTCCCCTGCCCGATCTCGCCGCCGTGACGGCGGCCGGCCTGGCCCGCCTGATCGCGCGCGACGGCCGCCTCCTCGCCCTGGCCCGCCCGGTCCCCGGCGGCGCGTTCCTCCATCCCTTCCTGGTCCTGTCCTGA
- a CDS encoding DUF507 family protein: MSNRLSREKINYLSRQILNVLEKDDQVDFLDDPNEVRLVIVKSVEEEMRLYEAIDKKAIDKIQAQKKPIEEGSREWEILYRKYYNDELAKLGKLSD, translated from the coding sequence GTGAGCAACCGCCTGTCCCGGGAAAAGATCAACTACCTCTCGCGCCAGATCCTCAACGTCCTCGAGAAGGACGACCAGGTCGATTTCCTGGACGACCCGAACGAGGTCCGCCTGGTCATCGTCAAGTCGGTCGAAGAGGAAATGCGCCTCTACGAGGCGATCGACAAGAAAGCCATCGACAAGATCCAGGCCCAGAAAAAGCCCATCGAGGAGGGCTCCCGGGAATGGGAGATCCTCTACCGCAAGTATTACAACGACGAGCTGGCCAAGCTCGGCAAGCTCTCCGACTAA
- a CDS encoding DUF507 family protein, whose product MRLNKNQIEHLASIILRNLAKEGKIIVEDKGRLLEEVTNVLVEEFQKEDRLDQEVRELLSKHMEKIRKENIEYQAMFKEVKKKLAREKGIVL is encoded by the coding sequence ATGCGGCTCAACAAGAACCAGATCGAACACCTGGCCTCGATCATCCTCCGTAATCTGGCCAAGGAAGGCAAGATCATCGTCGAGGACAAGGGCCGCCTGCTCGAGGAGGTCACCAACGTGCTCGTCGAGGAATTCCAGAAGGAGGACCGCCTCGACCAGGAGGTCCGCGAGCTCCTGAGCAAGCACATGGAGAAGATCCGCAAGGAGAACATCGAGTACCAGGCGATGTTCAAAGAGGTCAAGAAGAAGCTGGCCCGCGAAAAGGGGATCGTCCTGTGA
- a CDS encoding PKD domain-containing protein has translation MMKRPQSTLIVVVLALAVLTTMSFAQTTKLKRIGLYTFCTVKGQEPTPATMKGLFDAHAAEIKTGFELAGNPELYEPFMEQMKTAEWVDTTMPVGDVLPWMLFKSHGQVKVARNVEWAGKAPAPVFLVPITKDWKQYEFVIPKGCGNIALSSKVTDLIQPAVCSLSVTPARANANDPITVDMSGSQNARAMTVEVTDAQGNKLATQELTSQSPKWQTKFDKPGEYTFKGTAVGMDNKAADCAAAVKVAVNFPPICKLWTSCMPCEDYVGRPITFDASGSSDPDGQIVKVVFELLDAKGNVIDTCVTTRKPWTWEKVFTKAGSYTINTTVFDNDGAQSPASDPCRLTFEVTQKKLFWNVGVGLGLYAGGKYANGETALGTTQALYGFLRAGLFAWLTPDKWSLTVTGGGAMPFKGDPWKFVFTGDALVNGHFKSFFLGTGLGVSSPTQAKDENHKFGLDIPIQAGFKVFDNWKDFGQLFFEFRMPIGRSFDHNWKSGAGFRFLF, from the coding sequence ACACGTTCTGCACCGTCAAGGGGCAGGAGCCGACGCCGGCGACTATGAAGGGCCTCTTTGACGCCCACGCCGCCGAGATCAAGACCGGCTTCGAGCTGGCCGGCAACCCCGAGCTCTATGAGCCCTTCATGGAGCAGATGAAGACCGCCGAATGGGTCGACACGACCATGCCCGTCGGCGATGTCCTTCCCTGGATGCTCTTCAAGTCCCACGGCCAGGTCAAGGTGGCCAGGAACGTCGAGTGGGCGGGCAAGGCCCCCGCTCCGGTGTTCCTCGTCCCGATCACCAAGGATTGGAAGCAGTACGAGTTCGTCATCCCCAAGGGCTGCGGCAACATCGCCCTCAGCAGCAAGGTGACCGACCTCATCCAACCGGCCGTCTGCAGCCTGTCCGTCACCCCGGCCCGGGCCAACGCCAACGACCCGATCACCGTGGACATGAGCGGCTCGCAGAACGCCAGAGCCATGACCGTCGAGGTCACGGATGCCCAGGGCAACAAGCTGGCCACCCAGGAGCTGACCTCCCAGTCGCCCAAGTGGCAGACCAAGTTCGACAAGCCCGGCGAATACACCTTCAAGGGCACGGCCGTCGGCATGGACAACAAGGCCGCCGACTGCGCCGCCGCGGTCAAGGTGGCGGTCAACTTCCCGCCCATCTGCAAGCTCTGGACCTCGTGCATGCCCTGCGAGGACTATGTCGGCCGGCCGATCACCTTCGACGCCTCCGGTTCGAGCGACCCGGACGGCCAGATCGTCAAGGTCGTCTTCGAGCTCCTGGACGCCAAGGGGAACGTCATCGACACGTGCGTGACGACCCGGAAGCCCTGGACCTGGGAAAAGGTCTTCACCAAGGCCGGGTCCTACACGATCAACACGACCGTCTTTGACAACGACGGCGCCCAGTCCCCGGCCTCCGATCCCTGCCGGCTGACCTTCGAGGTCACCCAGAAGAAGCTCTTCTGGAACGTCGGCGTGGGCCTCGGGCTCTATGCCGGCGGCAAGTACGCGAACGGCGAGACCGCTCTCGGCACGACGCAGGCCCTTTACGGCTTCCTGCGGGCCGGCCTGTTCGCCTGGCTCACGCCCGACAAGTGGAGCCTGACCGTGACCGGCGGCGGGGCCATGCCGTTCAAGGGAGACCCCTGGAAGTTCGTCTTCACGGGCGACGCCCTCGTCAACGGCCACTTCAAGAGCTTCTTCCTGGGCACCGGCCTCGGCGTCAGCTCGCCGACCCAGGCAAAGGACGAGAACCACAAGTTCGGCCTTGACATCCCCATCCAGGCGGGCTTCAAGGTCTTCGACAACTGGAAGGACTTCGGCCAGCTGTTCTTCGAATTCCGCATGCCCATCGGCCGGTCCTTCGACCACAACTGGAAATCCGGCGCCGGCTTCCGCTTCCTGTTCTGA